Proteins from one Vibrio pomeroyi genomic window:
- a CDS encoding SMR family transporter: MLLSLPPPVMLSLAIVLEVVATSLLPKTQQFTSLPATAAVLASYGCAFYLLSLTVQTMSLGVAYAVWCGAGIVLVAALSWLVYGQKLDIFAIIGIALILAGVVIINLFSTSVSH; this comes from the coding sequence ATGCTTTTATCTCTCCCACCTCCAGTGATGCTGTCACTCGCCATCGTGCTTGAAGTTGTCGCAACTTCTCTATTACCTAAAACGCAGCAATTTACTTCTTTACCGGCCACTGCCGCAGTATTGGCTAGCTACGGTTGTGCCTTTTATTTGTTGTCTCTCACAGTGCAAACCATGTCTTTAGGCGTGGCGTATGCGGTTTGGTGTGGGGCAGGGATCGTGCTAGTCGCAGCTTTGTCTTGGCTAGTCTACGGGCAAAAGCTCGATATCTTCGCGATCATTGGCATCGCTTTGATTCTGGCAGGTGTGGTGATTATCAACCTGTTTTCGACGTCGGTTAGTCATTAG
- a CDS encoding metallophosphoesterase, whose amino-acid sequence MKKSTLTVLSGLIAATLVGCNSSSPSDDDGNLESAVQVAFMPDIHFHDVYGDFQDGSFAGLPNAISGKNATIRTMESQMNSTRLFNENYFAMIAALDDVVERGVKYVALPGDFSDDGQPIHMRGLVSIFDHYRDTYGLEFFAAPGNHDPVRPFTIPAGKSDYLGEGGKNQRIYSRGKEECVGYEGEWTTIPGEDDNLATICTEEVREWGYEEIMSILGTHGFYPQQDYLYFETPYSSEQARTNYSYDLAKGEAAFDKRMYEICYEGTGGSYKESGYSSCSEVPDTSYLVEPVKGLWLLAIDANVYRPKENSSDSSVEGNTFDGSSSAGYNMMLTHKEHVIDWISDVVKAAKEQNKTLVSFSHFPMTDFYNGASEEIEDLFGEGSHQLAREPDDNTSRALAATGLNIHVGGHMHFNDTGKKSFNIDGVQHTLFNIQAPSLAGYIPAYKLLNIRPDNQIEVETVVIDQVERYNELFSHYAEEHEYLTQAANGDPDAEAKIWNKEILDSESYYELTDWHIRELTRLRFLPDDWPLEMRAMIMEMNGEEMMIMSQLETNFTVCQLANELGYDVGTCVENGVDDYEQFQRDWETAKVVAEKLASLEGLELADFAEWSGELLATDFYRLRNADELAFRDIGETQLRQYELLSRELAEFDGTVDSELGDLGQYTVGEVFRSRFGSLFVILEKFATGQASDHFLIDIEQQTLTDLKGEVKRDILRDSISAN is encoded by the coding sequence ATGAAAAAGAGTACATTGACCGTACTGTCAGGCTTGATAGCAGCCACGCTGGTTGGTTGTAATTCAAGTTCACCAAGTGACGACGACGGAAATCTAGAGAGCGCAGTACAAGTTGCGTTCATGCCAGATATCCATTTCCATGATGTTTACGGTGATTTTCAGGACGGCTCGTTCGCAGGGTTGCCGAATGCAATCAGTGGTAAGAATGCAACGATCAGAACGATGGAGTCGCAGATGAACTCTACTCGTCTGTTCAATGAAAACTACTTTGCGATGATCGCAGCGCTTGATGATGTGGTTGAGCGTGGCGTGAAATACGTAGCCCTGCCGGGTGACTTCAGTGACGACGGCCAGCCGATTCATATGCGTGGCTTAGTTAGCATTTTTGATCACTATCGCGACACGTACGGCCTTGAGTTTTTCGCAGCCCCAGGCAACCACGATCCAGTGCGTCCATTTACAATCCCAGCAGGTAAATCTGATTACCTAGGCGAAGGTGGTAAGAATCAGCGTATCTATAGCCGCGGTAAAGAAGAGTGTGTTGGCTATGAAGGAGAGTGGACAACCATTCCCGGTGAAGACGACAACCTAGCAACCATATGCACTGAAGAAGTACGTGAATGGGGCTATGAAGAGATCATGAGTATCCTTGGCACTCACGGCTTCTACCCTCAACAAGATTACCTCTACTTTGAAACCCCTTACAGCAGCGAACAAGCTCGTACTAACTACAGCTATGACTTAGCTAAAGGAGAAGCGGCGTTTGATAAGCGCATGTACGAGATCTGTTACGAAGGTACGGGCGGCAGTTACAAAGAGAGTGGTTACTCAAGCTGTTCTGAAGTGCCTGATACAAGCTATTTAGTCGAGCCAGTAAAAGGGTTGTGGTTGTTGGCAATCGACGCGAATGTTTATCGACCTAAAGAAAACTCATCTGATAGCTCTGTAGAAGGAAACACGTTCGATGGTTCAAGCAGCGCTGGCTACAACATGATGCTGACTCACAAAGAACATGTGATCGATTGGATCTCTGATGTGGTAAAAGCGGCGAAAGAGCAGAACAAGACGCTTGTTTCCTTCTCGCACTTCCCAATGACCGACTTCTACAACGGTGCCTCTGAAGAGATCGAAGACTTGTTTGGTGAAGGAAGCCATCAACTGGCTCGTGAACCAGATGACAATACCAGCCGAGCATTAGCTGCTACTGGCCTAAATATCCACGTTGGTGGCCACATGCACTTTAACGATACGGGTAAGAAGAGCTTCAATATCGATGGCGTACAGCACACACTCTTCAATATTCAAGCACCATCGCTAGCGGGTTACATTCCTGCGTACAAGCTGCTGAACATTCGCCCTGATAACCAAATCGAAGTCGAAACCGTAGTGATCGATCAAGTCGAACGTTACAACGAACTGTTTAGCCACTATGCAGAAGAGCATGAATACCTTACTCAAGCTGCGAATGGAGATCCTGATGCAGAAGCTAAGATTTGGAACAAAGAGATTCTAGATTCAGAGAGCTACTACGAACTCACCGACTGGCATATCCGTGAACTAACGCGTCTGCGATTCCTTCCGGATGACTGGCCGCTAGAAATGCGCGCTATGATCATGGAAATGAATGGTGAAGAGATGATGATCATGTCTCAGCTAGAAACTAATTTCACGGTCTGTCAGCTAGCCAATGAACTTGGCTATGATGTAGGTACTTGCGTTGAAAATGGTGTTGATGACTACGAACAGTTTCAACGCGATTGGGAGACGGCTAAGGTTGTTGCTGAAAAGTTGGCTTCTTTAGAAGGACTAGAATTAGCTGATTTTGCTGAGTGGAGCGGTGAGCTACTAGCGACAGATTTCTACCGACTGCGTAATGCAGACGAACTGGCATTCCGTGATATTGGTGAAACACAGCTTCGCCAATATGAACTGCTAAGCCGCGAGCTTGCCGAGTTTGACGGCACCGTGGACTCTGAACTGGGTGACCTTGGCCAATATACAGTAGGCGAGGTATTCCGCTCTCGTTTTGGCAGCTTGTTCGTGATTCTTGAGAAATTCGCAACAGGCCAAGCGAGTGATCACTTTTTGATTGATATCGAACAACAAACCCTGACGGATCTGAAAGGTGAAGTTAAGCGCGATATTTTAAGAGACTCTATATCAGCAAACTAA